In Festucalex cinctus isolate MCC-2025b chromosome 1, RoL_Fcin_1.0, whole genome shotgun sequence, the sequence TTCTCTATCTAGCCAGCGCTTCCCCATGTTCAGGGTCAAATCCTCGCTGGGGGGCTGAAGCCCATTAAGGCGGAGTCAATTATAGACCACATATAGAGACGGACAGAAAGTTTCAAACTCAAACTCACATTTGCACCTTCACTGAGTAAGAATTAAAGCCACACTCCCTGTGCCCAAGTCAAGCCAGTGCAGTATAAGTACAAGTATAGAATTCAACAAAATAAGGCTGATGTAATAAAACTAAGTGTTAATGAAAGTGTAAATGacacgtttttgtaatatattggtTACCAACCTGCATTTTTAGCAGGGaggacaaatcttttttttttttttctttttttttaaatacagagcttctattggatctcattattttgtgcaggtgtgcctaatgtGGCTTTCCTTGGGACCCAAATGGAGTGTGGTGAGTCAACTTTTATTGGATTAACGATTGTAAATATACACTCACAAAAATATGTCTTTCAGGTGAAATTTCAGAATGGCACAAAATCTATTACGTTTTTTATGAGCTGCTCAACAGCAAACAGATGTTTGATCCATGAACAGACCAATAATTTCCTCATTCAATTAGAATAGTTATTACCGTACTATGAATTATGTTCAGCCCCCAGTGAAGAACCAAATTTCACATTTGCCTCCTTAGGTGAAGTTTAGAAAACCCCGTTCTACATAAAGCCACcaaattttcaagaaaacagcacttaaaaaaaataaataaataaataaaaatacttgagTTTGGTGATGATCTTTACCAGTGTGAGGACATGTTGGTGGGCTCCTCCTGTGAAAACTCCGGTCTGGTTACAAAAATTAAGCCCCCAGCGCAGCAGTCCACCCCAGTTAGTGTTGCGGTCAAAGTAGTGGTGGACAATCCGTGGGAAGCGCAACGCCACATCGCCAAAAAATGCTGTGTTTTCCACGACGTGGGAATACGCTGGGGAGAGTCATCGCATAGAGGGTTAATCAGAAGAACAAATGAAAGGGTGTGAAATGCAGACTTTGTgcagtaaccccgggtttacaccggatgcggttgcggtgtggttgcagtgcggttgcggtgcggtccggcgacgcaagcaattagattccattcatttgaatggtgcagtttacaccgcttgcgggtgcgttgcgtgtcgactgcgtctcagctgcggcgtgccgcaggccttccgcaaggatagacctattttctatttttgccggacgccgcagcggtaggcctccggcaaatggcaagctagcacaaaacacatcgagcgggacaggaagaccaacgcagtttcaaaataaatttccggttacctttcagaataaaacactctcctatccagctcctatttcgcaagcttatcagcaaaacgtgacgtgggcgtcgccgggccatgtgctcattcacggtttagacaccagcgaacatggacgaggagaggtttatattggaggtggaaaaccacaaaataatatatgacacggcacatcctttttataaggacaaccaaaaaaaggatgctgcatggaatctcatagcagaagaagaagaagaaaaggttaaatcaaaagaagtctacCTCTCTTTTTGCTTCTCTgctgagcacagactttctgtatgtttgtcgttgtgaaatgccacatgatcgcgcgcgcgcggtcccgcgaggcacgttgggaagtgggtggcgacggagctgccggaccgcagctgtgcggagccggtgtggattgaccaaaaaattgacgcgtccggagcacgcagtcaagacgcaccgcaccgcaccgcaaccgcatccggtgtaaacccgggtaAGGCGGCGACGGGCTGCATAAATCAAACGGGATGGTGATATCGGGGCTGTCGGCAGCCGCTCGCTTTGATGGAGGAGGAACGAAGGCAAGACTGACAGAGGCATTGCTTTTGAGAGACATTCAAAGTCATTCGTATCAAACCAGTCAGGCTGGTAAAAACCGAAGGGAGTGTTTGAAAGTTGAAAGGTCAAACAAAATAAGTGGAGTCAGACCTTCTTTGAGTTTGTCGTCCAGAGGGAACGGGTCATCGGGCTGCATGTTGGCTGAGACCAGGACGTCTCTGGATTCTTCCAAAACCTGAGCAACAATATGATATGACACATTTTATAACCATGGTATTTGAATTAACCCTATAACGCCAAACATAtattaaatatgacattttgagccctctatttcatgagtataatgtcccccccacccccattaaaaccctgacgtactGTAAATGATGACACAAGCATTGcacagataatccattagagggcggTATCACCCATCTGAGGGCCTTTCTAACGACCTTACAAGAttgccccaattgagaaaggagagacacctattaatagtgggaaatgtttttttcagatttttgtaaatactatgtttgatatgtctgcttattattatatttttcacagttataaatgtatgaatttaaagcattgtgaccgaaTGGACCAAATATGACAAaagtcaaaagtcatatgtgtaagttgatttaaaaaaaaaaataaaaaaaaataaaggtttgTTCAACATgaccaataaatactgtatttacaaagaatccgAATTTTGTACTGAGTGGAAGATGCGTTCATCTGGGCCATCTAAAATAGTGCACACTGGAGAGACCACTGTCCACTGGACAATTTCTTAGATGTCGTCATCAGATTGTGCAGTTGTATCTGTCTGTGGTGATTGTACAAAGCGGCAAAGATCTGCTGACGACGTATTTGAGCTGGAGGGTGACTAGTCCTTGGCAGACGGCAGGATATCCGTCCTCTTGGGAAACGCAGGCTGACACTACAGTATATAGCTCTCAGCCACAGTGAGAGTGTAGGGAGGAATTAATATTCTAACAAAAGCTTGAAAACCTGCTGATGAATATAATTGGCGGATTAAGAGCCTTTGATTCTCTGCTGCCCTCAAAGTCTGTACAAGCAGGTTTGCACTTGGAAAGCAGTTGCTATTGGTTTGTCAAGTATAAGAAGCTGCGTGTCCAAGTGGTTGAGACTGTTTGATTTAGTTACTGTGACGGATGGattcacagaagcagtcactttattaaaaataattacgtCCAGTTTTGCTGTAATGAGAAAAGTTTTTGATGTACTAGCCAAGAAAGGGATGCGGGTGTACAGTGATGTGCAAAATTGTGAATGGATTCACTTTCAGTGTCAAAGAACTGCATATTTCTCACAGTAAGGTGTGAGgtaaaccctggactggtcgccatctTACCCCACAGCAGATGTGAGGAGAACCCTACGAAGGATTAAGATGCAGGCCCTGACACTATCTGGGGGCACATCTGAGGGACTGTTCAGCCAACTGACTGAAGGTGCAAACATTCATTTACAGCACTTTGTCTCTCCCAACCTGCATAAAGACTGCTTGCCATCCCACAGAAACTGGTGCAAAAGATGGACTCAGCCCAAGAATCTTCCTCATTATTCACACAATCACATCACAATTCattgaataaagaaaaaaaaacaaaaaaacatcattcgCACTAATTCCTAACTTAAAttgactgtttatattttgcgctatctagtggtgaactaataattcaatttaaaaccCCACTATAGTTCAATAATCTGTAATGTTTTTTCAAGGTTCAAGACAAACGTTCAACAATGTGAGTCCTTTCATCGAAAACTGATAAATGCTACTGTCAGTAGCAGACTAGCAGTCACAAGTTACCTTGAAGAGGCCTTTGAGCATGATGTCTATTATCTTGTATTGCTGGTTAATGTCATTCAGTTCAACCAGATTCTTGAGTGCGTTGAGCTGATCTTTTCTCTTTGTCTCAAATATTCGTTTATCTGGTGAGAGGAGGtcaggaagaaagaaaaacaccaaTGGTCTCAACTgtggtcctcgagtaccccccaatccagcctgttttctatgtctccaacagccaacacaggtgtttcaaactatcagcaagctctgcacgaagcctgataacaaccttcagctgtgttggctggggagacatggaaaacaagctggatcgaggtactcgaggaccggggCTGAGAGCCAGCCGTCTAATGTATGCAAGTTCTTACTTTGTTACTGTAGCTACTTagttagatttttatttgtacttaaGTATTTGTTTTCTTAAGACTTGTATGAAGAGTATTGTTATACttaagacttgactttattgatccctttgggatggctccctctcggaaatttacatttccagcagcaataagaacagatgcaAGCAGACCGGAaggggaataataataataaaaataataataataataataataataacaacaataataataataataataataataataaataaaaaccaacgGCCTactagggccacgtataaatatatattttttagacgATGGGAGcaatattccaagaaaaaaactcGCAAATATTCCACTTAATTTATACCCCTTAAAATTCGGACGGTCTctggcgggcaaacattcttaaaattttttttataaactatgccgatactctaaatggttcaggaacagcttcaaacttactttgaatgcaactatttttaaagcattttcggcaaaattgctcgtatgataaggggttttaataaattattatttacacattttggcATATCTGCTGCTCTCTGTCAatcacttgcatttacctaaatATGCTAGTTTCTGGTTGGTTCGTGTTGCCGTCAGCTGAGAGGGGATCATTAAATGTTGTCTCTCTAGCTGCcgctagggatgcaacgataattGTGATATCGtgctattaaaactgtcacaatattgtcatcgcaatgttcacgatatttaaaagctacacatcggttaaaaaagtcaggttgatttctatttgtgcagttgtagcaccctctggtggctagtttttttagtggtttaattttcattagggatgttttggcccttctatatttaaaatcactaattgtcagatgaaggggattgtaatgtgcttgtgaagcgagtcaatatgtggaggaactcaatttggGCTTGCATCAGGTGAATAAGTGCCATAATATTAAGTGCTATTAGAGTttggaggtagtttatatgtattgcggttagtatgagttctttttttttttcttcataatattgtgacccattttaaaaataaccaacctccccacaatatcgtgataattgtcatatcgtgagcttcatatcgtgaaatcatattgtgatatttggatatcgttacatccctagctgcCGTGTATGACaagtttaaattaattaaaaattaatcagtctccatcctgccttttcattttaaaaactgtttcATTAACCACCAATGAATCCTCACATTAGACTATAGCGACGCGTGTATATCTcataagtttctgagttttttttcttgcaaatttgtcactttacaaagtcgcaaatttgcaagtttttttttccttgcaaatttgcgagtttttattcttggaatattacccaaaaatgtatttatacgtagCCCTAACACGCCGTTGTAATTGTATtcacagtaataaaaaaaagaattaaaaatcaTCTTAACtttcaaagtctttttttttttttttttgaaagaaggATACAGATCTGCAGGTTGGAGTCGCGTCTCGGCCTGTTTGTGTCACTGTTTCCCGAGCTGTGGGCGGCAGCGGCGACGGAAGCGAACGCCAGGACTGTCGCAAATAAACTCCACATGGTCAGTAGGAGGCGGCAGGACGCCAATCACCTGCGTAGAGATGCCAAAGgagaaaattgatgaaaaacaaTCCAAACTCGGATCACATTCGGTGGACAACCATCTCCAGTATTTGCCTGAATTTTGTTACTCGGCGTGGAAAACACTAAAAAAtatcagagagaaaaaaaaaaaagaagcatgaaCCAATCGGAAATAAAACAAGAATCTTTCTGGAGAAGGTAGTGGTTGTTTAGTTTATTGAATATACAacggaaaataaaacaaaatatgccTATCATTGGTATGAGTTAttctttcataaataaataaataaaataaaacagcctCCTTCAAATCAATGTCTGTGAAACCATTTCTCTGCTTTAGTACTTAAGGAACCTGAGAAGGCGGAGACATGTAGTGGGAAAATGGTCTATATGGAACACCAGAGGATCGTCAGCATTACAAGTTAGGCTACTTATGTCCCTCGACTTGCAAACTCCCCAGAGAACATTTTGAAGTATAGTAGTATCCTCTTTCCCTCCTCCTGCCCTCCCCCCTTCCTTTCTTCTCCAGTCCAATTGTTTCGCCATCCACAGCACTCGATTTTGATGTTCGCCCGTTGCTTTCCCTCCCTCTGAGCCATTCTGGAAGGGAGGGCAAGaagataaataactaaaaatagagCCTCATCAAATCAAGATTTTATGAAGGCAGAATCCCGAAGAAAACAAGAGCAGAAAGAGGAAATGGCTGGATGATAATTCACATTAAACATGAATAATTTAGCAAGGGCACAATCAATGTGGTATGGAGAAGGTTGGATGGAGGTGACTCCGGTGAGTACTTTGACAAAAGGATTAAGGTAACATTTCGAGTGGAAATAAGAAGTGCAAATAGTACAGTGCAAGTGTAGGATAGTGGAGAAGTAACAGGCTGACAGAAAATGGGGAGAAATTGTGACTGAATGGTGGTCAGACTcagttcatacaaaaaaaaaaaacaactctttaAAAATCGTAATGAATTTGAGCACCATTTAACTACTCCTAAAGTGTGGAGTATACAGATAAGACTCTGCGAAGATAAAGGAGCTCAAAATAGACCAATATTTCACACTAGAAGCCAGTCCTTGattaaaggtgcacgatgcaagattagactcaaatttgagtgttaaaataaccatatttttcacccgcacatgttttaagaattgtataatggacaggaggcacgactgtggcacaatgactgttgcccctatttttctgtaaaaggaaaaaatgctgGAGGATTCGGGCCGGAAACTTTAACTTTAAACTTTAacttgctctgagcatgacgtcatgtccctgttagctctcgcaacttcacggacaggatagctaattcaaactggatttaaagagacctgcacccgatacgtctcaatcccttatggagaATCCACGGAAGGCAAAGAGAAGTcaaaaactttcagaccagcgtcacgggaggacgcggataaaCATAGGAGCAGCGTTCGacaggtggagagagctaagagctatcctggggatgaaacgggacccacagcttgctgactttttgctaaaaaggtaaaaCCTTgtaacgaaaatacgataggatctatttatgattagcagtgcagaataaaactaccacggTCGCTtactaatgtctccgcacttgggcatataTGATATTAGCAACTcactgctatcctcaatgtcatcggattcacgggacgcactatttacgtttggtaggttgtaattacgtaagcttttgtcactcaaaatgactttcacatacaatgtaacttgaagattaatacgtttcttaACTCTggagacattattaagcctatgaaaaaggcgttgtgctccgtgtttacgtttgttcgattaacttggaggtttgctcgtgcccgaaaagtcgcgcacgctcctggccgtgtgcacgtcgctggggtccattccacgtttcgccagaggggtcgcaaatgtgcaaaaacactgAATCTTGCTTCCTGCCCctttaataataaatgtaaataatgaaatatttatcATGAAATGTAAGGATTTTATAATTGTATAACATTagcataaaatagaagaaaatggaaaaaacagTGTTGAATGTCTTGGTACTATATAATATTCTCGGATCGTAATATGGTATTTAAAATGTGGTAGCAAATAGttgattaaaatatatatagttataTCAACAACATGCACTGACTCCTCTGGAGttggatataaaaatattaattcaaaatagaagatcatatatatatattgtatgtggaaaaaaaatataaaatttaccaAGTTATGACAGTTTTCAGCCCGATGCCAGCGATATGCTTTAAAGCTTTGGACTGAACTGAACTGCATATGTATTAGCTGGTGAATGCATATGGTATTCATCTTTTGGCTCTTGCCTTCAGCTTTCTGAGACTGAGCGCTAAATATCCCAAAGTGGTGCTTGAGAGCTTAAACATTACCATCTAATTGCCAGGAAGAAGGGGACCTGCCTCTTTCTAGATGTACAGCAGCTGGCTGCATTATTTGAGATTCTTGGGCGACTCAGGCAGAAGGACGGACGATGGCGTTGCTGTACGACAGATGGTTATTGCCAAGATTGTTATCACCAACTGCGCCGTTTCAGGCAGTCAAAACACCCGTAAAGTAGGTTTTGCTAACAAAGCTTGGAGAAACAATTACCTGAAACAAGCATTTGAGATGCTATCATTAACAAAGTCAGCTGTATTGTCTTTATTTGAAGCGCTGCACATAACCAGTAATCTCTGCCATCAGTTAGCATCTaacacttgtgttttttttgcgccaggaaaacaggcagcatttttcacagcccctTTCTGCTTGGTGGAGAAAATCGGCACTGCTGGACAGTCTCTAATCTCattagtcaatcaatcaattgaataattgatagattaatcaattctaaaaatattcaatagtataTTTTATTCTTCATAGGAAGTCAATGAGACATTGTCAGGTCCCTCACTTaggaacttttttttgccatgggTAACCCTGCCAACTTAGCTCGTAGGATCAATGGGACACACAAAAACCTTTATCACGATAATGTGGATACCGAAATCAACAACTAAAAAAAGACGAATGGAATAACGTACACGCTTTTGAGTTGCAAAGCCAGAGCACAGGTCAAAGTCAAAGTGCAGATCTGTGGGGTGATAAAAGCTAGGCCCTCACATTCTAATTTTTACTACTTCTGCAAGGGACACATTTTCACCTGAATTGAATTAAATTGGTAAAATAAGGTATTTTAACAGGTTGTTGATCTTCTCACCTAGTCGGATTTTGTttcagctgctgctgcttcaaTTCACTGTGTTTTGCTCCAAGGCCAGAGAAGTGTGCTCAAGTCTTGCCAGGCGATGACAATGTCCTATGATGCAAAGGCTCAGGTTAAATGTCTTGGAAGAGGAATTCGAGAATcccattttttgttattaaaactACACGTTTTCATTTCTTTTGAAATCCCTGTGATGTGCAAACATGCATCCAGAATCGGAAGATGCGATACCTCTCTGCTGCTGATCTACTCCCAGTGGCTTCAAACTAGAAAAATAATCAAGTGTGGGAGGCAGCTTGGAGCAGCCAAACGCTCCACATCCATTTAAAGACACATAGGTGAGCCTGGAGGTGTGAGCAGCTCATCGTGGGACAGGTGCCAATGCTGATCAGACAGCTGGACAACGAGCGTAGCTAGAATCTCCACAGGAAGCCTCGTGTGGTTTGATACATCATAGTCGGTTACATCATCTTTCCGTTCACCAAACAAAGTTTATTATCTTCGGTACCAGACAAATTAaaaatcaagttaaaattaccGTTGACGCCATTAAAATTGAAAgagtaaataaaattaaaattttcggCATTTTAATCAATGCAAAATTGTTCTGGAAATCGtatatagaaaatgttaaagaaagaagaagaaaaatatcaTATGCTGCAATGGGTTAAGGGGCAGATGTGACTTAAAACCCCCCCAGTAAGAACAcaaagcaaatgtgtgtttctgttaAACGGGTTAAACTGTGGAACAATCGTGAAACTGAATTGAAAAACTGAATCACTTGCTATGTTTAAAGgtgcagtctgccggattcactcaggaaaatgcactttttaaatacaggatgtacacactttaactttctctcagtttATACATCTGTgcttatgttaatctttggtggtgatttcgtcctaaacccccacaccccagcctgtattttgtcattttgtgtttgttttgtaaacagagggACGttcctgtggaaagacagtgtttacacccctccagccaattgcagagcggggggtggcgtgtcgcaaacggggccgagcGGACGTGTCGGCTGAGTGACGTCACTCCGGCAATTTGTAaacacgcacggattattattatttttttttcactcactcactcactcactcactcactcactcactcactcactcacagaagcttacgtgtgtgaatgagtgagtgaagaaaaaaaaaaaatcagtgcggtgtgtgctttcaaattgcagcgggagtgacatcacgcagccgacatgttcgcccggccccgtttgcgacacgccacccccagctctgcgattggctggagtggtgtaaacactgtatttccacagaaacgtcccgctatttacaaaacaaacacaaaatggcaaaatggggGGGCGGGTGTTgtggacgaaatcaccaccaaagattaacataaacccagatgtatagactgagagaaagttaaagtgtgtacatcctgtatttaaaaagtgcattttcctgagtgaatctggcagactgcgcctttaatcagaggtttaaaaaaaaaaatatagagctatgaaaatatataaatcaggtataaatataaatttatcatattgtgattagattaattgtatatgtagggctttcttttatttcactttttttgcaTAAGCGTTTATAACTTACACTAATATTTGTAAAGTGCATGTTATGCTTATTttccattcttttttctttctattttaatgatatattattaaatataataacctATAGTACATTATATGATATATAAGTTAACGGGGTAGGACTTGATGTTCTTGCACTTTTTCCTACTACCTTTGAACATATGAATTCTGACTTTGCTGAGAATTCGCTtcctttttggcttttattttcttcccttcacttttattttataatttgtattgCATGTTCGATGTTCAATAATCCAAACctaaccaaaaaaaatctgcaagcTGACATTCAATCAAATGCGACCATATGGACCGTCGCGAGTCAGTTTGTATACTTATTTCAAACTATTATGTGTCAAACGGATATGTACAACTGTATTCACtgcaaaacaaatatattacaATGACCACATCAGACCTCTTAGCCAGCACGGGTAAAATCACACTAATAAATGTAACTCGCTGATCACTCACCGCGTCAACGCGAGAATCAGAGGCTCGTTTTAAATCTCGCTCCGCACTAATCTTGAATTTCAGCACACCGAAAACCTCGACATGATGGTCACTTTATCCGCGAAGATCCTCAGGTGACATATACGCGAGCACACACATCGGGTTGCAGCagttcatttacatatggacacTTACAGCTGCTCCACTCCGCCGATGACACAAGCGCACCGGCAAGCTTCCCTCCGACGAATGACAGCAAACAGTCACTCAGCTCAGGCATTGGTTTCCTACCGGAGTGGTTAGAGGAGACACCAAAAGCGGTAAGTTCCGTTTCCGCACGACTGCTTCCGCTGAGTTATTGGGaatataccaaaataaaataataataaaaacacgtGCAAGGTAAAAACCGAATGCGTTTTGTAAGAGGAGCAATGATGACAACGTGGACTGTACTAATTATCGCAAATGTTTTAACAGCCAACTAACTAATTGGAAagattatatatatgtatatatatatatccatccatctatccattttcttgaccgcttattcctcacaagggtcgcggggggggtgctggcacccatctcagctggctctgggcagtaggcgggggacaccctggactggttgccagccaattgcagtgatataaatatttatatatatatatatatatccggccttcctgggtggagtttgcatgttctccccgtgcccgtgtgggtcttctccgggtactccggtctcctcccacattccaaagacatgcatggcaggttaatcgggtgctccaaattgtccctaggtgtgcttgtgaatgtggatggttgttcgtctctgtgtgccctgcgattggttggcaaccagtccagggtgtcccctgcctactacccagagccagctgagataggcgccagcaccccccgcgacccttgtgaggaataagcggtcaagaaaatggatatatatatatatataaaacaaacaacaaaataactaaaccttaaagggatagttcggatttttttacatgaatctctatttcatcctcaccttcagTGTGTGCAATCATctctgacttacccctgacagcgttctgtgacacgagttctggtccggtgttggacgagaggaaaatagtccagcaagctgactggtgtcacagaaataaagcgtttttctcctaaaaactatttgtattcaaaagagtgatacatttgcatcacaatactcctttctggaaaaagtcagacgccagtaccgccaggcactacttttctgttcgtatcactgcgcggagccccgcatgcagctgatagacgctgATTGACTATTGAAAACTCATGTCAAGTTTAACAAAtgtatgttaaaaatgtttttttgttttttttttttacatttgttactAATTAATTTTGGACATAAATGAAAGATTGTAGCCACATTTAGACATTGCTTTGATTTCATGGCCCCACATATCAAAGGGATGTGGTGCTTTGTGATGCCGTGatgcatgccccccccccccccccctttttttttttttttttttttttttaattaaccatGTTCAAAAGTATAAGTATACAAAAAACGTTGTATACAAGGGGGTATATATACATAAGTCACGTACATTCAAAAAGTTTATAAGTAGTACAAATACTGATTGT encodes:
- the ccdc134 gene encoding coiled-coil domain-containing protein 134, whose product is MWSLFATVLAFASVAAAAHSSGNSDTNRPRRDSNLQIYKRIFETKRKDQLNALKNLVELNDINQQYKIIDIMLKGLFKVLEESRDVLVSANMQPDDPFPLDDKLKEAYSHVVENTAFFGDVALRFPRIVHHYFDRNTNWGGLLRWGLNFCNQTGVFTGGAHQHVLTLMSQELGITEKSPDFINPYRTERDDVLHTAEAFRKILRQEEKRRRKEEKRKEIRKGPRISRLRSEL